From the Acidicapsa ligni genome, one window contains:
- a CDS encoding DinB family protein, with protein MTEHVAVNDKALREQLVKLLMSEEAHASYEKAVAGMPFELAGMKPDGAPHSAWEELEHLRITLWDILEFSRDAKHVSPAWPEGYWPKSSAPKAADDWHESVKKYRADMKAMVTLVRDEKTDLFAKIPHGDGQTVLREALLAADHTAYHVGQLVLLRKMLGVWG; from the coding sequence ATGACGGAGCATGTTGCGGTGAATGATAAGGCGTTGCGGGAACAACTGGTGAAGTTGCTGATGAGTGAAGAGGCTCATGCGAGTTATGAGAAGGCGGTGGCGGGAATGCCGTTTGAGCTGGCGGGGATGAAGCCGGATGGTGCTCCGCACTCGGCTTGGGAAGAGCTGGAACATCTGCGGATTACGCTGTGGGACATTCTGGAATTCAGCCGTGATGCAAAGCATGTTTCGCCGGCGTGGCCGGAGGGATATTGGCCCAAGTCTTCCGCTCCGAAAGCTGCTGACGACTGGCATGAGAGTGTGAAGAAATATCGCGCGGATATGAAGGCGATGGTTACGCTGGTGCGGGATGAGAAGACGGATTTGTTTGCGAAGATTCCGCATGGAGATGGGCAGACGGTGCTGCGGGAGGCGCTGCTGGCGGCGGATCATACGGCTTATCATGTGGGGCAGTTGGTGTTGTTGCGGAAGATGCTTGGGGTTTGGGGGTAG
- a CDS encoding OmpA family protein, which yields MSKQNRTNVVVLALLAGCAILGAQESNPTATPRPSQDQSQQPQAEMREGVPVYKIQVVGRDIPAINYFHRNGATKIGFQGTSLLPMSKGTAKVEARAGRTSIDAQFQGLTPANGYGPEYLTYVLWAITPEGRPTNLGEVLPTGSKDKNEITVTTNLQTFGLIITAEPYFAVTMPSDVVVMQNFVINDKTEGVIEQVNAHYSLLPRGAYSETAGRHAVLHPITRDERSPLELYEAQNAVQIAEAAGAGKYAADTLATAKTALKNAEDLNLKKSNRKQTITFAREAVQSSEDARIITIRKIKAEDDAAQLKAKQDAEAAAAQSQADAQKAQLAQQQEAAQRAQAEAAAAQAEARAQAARDAQKAAEASAQQATQQSEQMRERLKDQLNQVLQTRETARGLIVNMSDVLFDFNKFTLKPEAREKLAKVSGILLAYPGLKLQVEGYTDNIGSDEYNQKLSQQRADAVSSYLVSQSVQQANITATGFGKNSPIADNTTNAGRAQNRRVQLVVSGNAIGIQQSAPSGGESQTQPAQPTPRPASTGETGVSNPSPNQ from the coding sequence ATGAGTAAGCAAAATCGAACAAACGTTGTTGTCCTGGCACTGCTAGCTGGCTGCGCAATTTTGGGCGCACAAGAATCCAATCCAACCGCAACTCCGCGGCCGTCACAAGACCAGTCGCAACAGCCGCAGGCTGAGATGCGCGAGGGCGTTCCCGTCTATAAGATCCAGGTAGTTGGCCGTGACATTCCGGCTATCAATTACTTCCATCGCAACGGCGCCACCAAGATAGGTTTCCAGGGAACCAGCCTTCTGCCCATGTCCAAAGGCACAGCCAAAGTTGAGGCCCGTGCAGGCCGCACCTCCATCGACGCTCAATTCCAGGGCCTCACTCCAGCCAACGGCTACGGTCCTGAATATCTCACCTATGTTCTCTGGGCCATCACCCCGGAAGGCCGCCCCACAAACCTCGGCGAAGTCCTTCCCACCGGCTCCAAAGATAAAAACGAGATCACCGTCACCACCAACCTCCAGACCTTCGGCCTCATCATCACCGCCGAACCATACTTCGCCGTCACCATGCCCAGCGATGTCGTCGTCATGCAAAACTTCGTGATCAACGACAAGACTGAGGGAGTCATCGAACAGGTCAACGCCCACTACTCCCTTCTGCCTCGCGGCGCTTATTCTGAAACGGCAGGCCGCCACGCCGTCCTTCATCCCATCACCCGCGACGAACGCTCGCCCCTCGAACTCTACGAGGCCCAGAACGCAGTCCAGATCGCCGAGGCCGCCGGAGCAGGCAAGTACGCAGCCGACACCCTGGCCACCGCCAAAACCGCTCTGAAGAACGCCGAAGATCTCAACCTCAAGAAGAGCAATCGCAAGCAGACCATCACCTTCGCCCGCGAAGCCGTGCAGTCCTCTGAAGACGCCCGCATCATCACCATCCGCAAGATCAAGGCTGAGGATGATGCCGCCCAGCTCAAGGCCAAGCAGGATGCAGAAGCAGCCGCAGCCCAGTCGCAAGCTGACGCGCAGAAAGCGCAGTTAGCGCAGCAGCAGGAAGCAGCCCAGCGCGCCCAGGCCGAAGCAGCCGCAGCCCAGGCTGAGGCCCGCGCACAAGCCGCCCGCGACGCGCAGAAGGCCGCAGAAGCCAGCGCCCAGCAAGCCACCCAGCAATCCGAACAGATGCGCGAACGCCTCAAGGATCAACTCAACCAGGTACTGCAAACCCGCGAAACAGCCCGCGGCCTCATCGTCAACATGTCCGATGTTCTCTTCGACTTCAACAAGTTCACCCTCAAGCCAGAGGCCCGCGAAAAGCTCGCCAAAGTCTCCGGCATCCTGCTCGCCTATCCTGGCCTCAAACTCCAGGTCGAGGGCTACACCGATAACATCGGCTCCGACGAATACAACCAGAAGCTCTCTCAACAACGCGCCGATGCAGTCAGCAGCTACCTCGTTTCGCAGAGCGTGCAGCAAGCCAACATCACCGCCACCGGCTTCGGCAAAAACAGCCCCATCGCCGACAACACCACCAACGCAGGCCGCGCACAAAATCGCCGCGTCCAACTCGTAGTCTCCGGCAACGCCATCGGCATTCAGCAGAGCGCTCCCAGCGGCGGCGAATCCCAAACCCAGCCAGCCCAGCCAACACCACGCCCAGCCTCCACAGGCGAAACCGGCGTCTCCAACCCCAGCCCAAACCAGTAA
- a CDS encoding intracellular growth attenuator family protein, with protein sequence MLLRKATWHEAWRSLKRAHKDRRARKHFLLFLLHLLIPFLCIAWLAAAMGTGFIFLVPLILLFGWWRSRAVRKEDSVSLSIKAPTPPIHRKLTEEDRQKLRRYFTEQALIYAVVTDRAGSEAFLKEKILPEGVEVVSRRIHLDLLKTHGLWDKMSSNDRQAMMMTDGHWQWPLINQTYVSLEPLRLLRWILRIDYYLPVVGQQLHMEVKLANEIVRNPAKVIEGEGLISQAQIEIGSQAARQFLIRCIAEEITRGYRQVDEGEDTQWATDYTTALSGKQHEDFVLGSKLVSEATQEELQWATVLARTRMNFLNWAISLMNDPTLAERSAESNP encoded by the coding sequence ATGCTCCTGCGCAAAGCCACCTGGCATGAAGCATGGCGCAGCCTCAAGCGCGCGCACAAAGATCGCCGCGCCCGCAAACATTTCCTCCTGTTCCTGCTCCACCTGCTCATCCCATTCCTATGCATTGCATGGCTCGCAGCAGCCATGGGAACCGGCTTCATCTTCTTAGTACCGCTTATACTTTTGTTTGGCTGGTGGCGTAGTCGCGCCGTCCGCAAAGAAGATTCCGTCTCCCTCAGCATCAAAGCCCCCACTCCTCCAATCCATCGTAAGCTCACAGAAGAAGACCGCCAAAAACTTCGCCGTTACTTCACCGAACAGGCCCTTATCTACGCCGTAGTAACCGACCGCGCCGGCAGCGAAGCCTTCCTGAAAGAAAAGATTCTCCCCGAAGGCGTCGAAGTAGTCTCTCGCCGCATCCATCTCGATCTGCTCAAGACCCACGGCCTCTGGGACAAGATGTCCTCCAACGATCGCCAGGCCATGATGATGACCGACGGCCACTGGCAATGGCCGCTGATCAATCAAACCTATGTTTCATTGGAGCCCCTGCGCCTCTTGCGCTGGATCCTGCGCATCGACTACTACCTGCCCGTCGTCGGCCAGCAATTGCATATGGAAGTAAAGCTGGCCAATGAAATCGTCCGCAATCCAGCCAAAGTGATCGAAGGCGAGGGACTTATATCGCAGGCGCAAATTGAGATCGGCAGTCAGGCCGCCCGTCAGTTTCTCATCCGCTGCATAGCGGAAGAAATCACACGAGGCTATCGGCAAGTCGACGAAGGCGAAGACACGCAATGGGCCACGGATTACACCACAGCCTTAAGCGGCAAGCAGCATGAAGACTTCGTCCTCGGCAGCAAACTAGTCTCCGAAGCCACGCAGGAAGAGCTCCAATGGGCCACCGTCCTGGCCCGCACCCGCATGAACTTTCTCAACTGGGCAATCTCCCTGATGAACGACCCCACACTAGCCGAGCGATCCGCAGAAAGCAACCCATAG
- a CDS encoding chloride channel protein, with protein MKSEPSALRDFTVDRRVWLLSGVAIGIGACSTVLAVLLLRCIALSTNLFYYHRFSVAAVSPAGSALGHWMVVVPVVGGLLVGLMARFGSDKIRGHGIPEAIEAILLHRAKVDPKIAVLKPISAAIAIGSGGPFGAEGPIIMTGGAAGSLIGQWMHVTDAERTTLLVAGAAAGMSAVFATPVAAILLAVELLLFEWRPRSLIPVAVASATAGLLRVYWLGEGPLFQMPAIGGAHRIAFAMGALLLGAFVGLVSAGMSRMMYAFEDLFEHLHVHWMWWPAIGGIGIGVGGLFFPRGLGVGYDNIAELLSGHATMGLIIGILVAKSLMWAFSLGSGTSGGVLAPLLMIGGAVGAMAGHVAHASVEAQAFWALIGMGAMLAGALGVPLTAILFSLEVTHCLPALLPLTIACMASYLVTALLMKRSILTEKLGRRGYHLTREYGVDPLEMVIVRDLMSVVRDGEAGVVLPEFYAYADETARGAAETMATEGLATMSVVDRDSGRVCGSISLHDLLRGRTRSVERERERLRLFGYVRPGV; from the coding sequence ATGAAGTCAGAACCATCTGCGTTACGGGATTTTACCGTCGATCGAAGAGTGTGGCTGTTGTCTGGAGTGGCGATCGGCATTGGTGCGTGTTCGACGGTACTGGCTGTGTTGTTGTTGCGCTGCATTGCACTGTCTACGAACTTGTTTTATTACCACCGATTCAGTGTTGCTGCTGTGTCTCCGGCGGGAAGTGCGCTGGGGCATTGGATGGTTGTGGTGCCGGTGGTTGGAGGCTTGCTGGTTGGGCTGATGGCTCGGTTTGGTTCGGACAAGATTCGAGGGCATGGGATTCCGGAGGCGATTGAGGCGATTCTTCTTCATCGTGCGAAGGTGGATCCGAAGATCGCTGTGCTGAAGCCTATTTCCGCAGCGATTGCGATTGGATCGGGCGGACCTTTTGGCGCGGAGGGTCCGATTATTATGACGGGTGGTGCTGCTGGATCGCTCATTGGACAGTGGATGCATGTTACGGATGCGGAACGGACTACGCTGCTGGTGGCGGGTGCTGCTGCGGGCATGTCGGCTGTGTTTGCTACGCCGGTGGCGGCGATACTGCTTGCGGTTGAGTTGCTGTTGTTTGAATGGCGTCCGCGGAGTTTGATTCCTGTTGCGGTGGCGAGTGCGACTGCGGGGCTTTTACGTGTGTATTGGCTGGGCGAGGGACCGCTGTTTCAGATGCCGGCAATCGGCGGTGCGCATCGCATTGCGTTTGCGATGGGCGCGTTGCTGCTGGGTGCATTTGTAGGCCTGGTGTCGGCGGGAATGAGCAGGATGATGTATGCGTTTGAGGATCTATTTGAGCATCTTCATGTGCATTGGATGTGGTGGCCTGCGATTGGCGGAATTGGGATTGGCGTGGGTGGATTGTTCTTTCCGCGTGGATTAGGTGTGGGCTACGACAACATTGCAGAGTTGCTGAGCGGCCATGCAACGATGGGTTTGATTATCGGCATCCTGGTTGCGAAGTCGCTGATGTGGGCATTTTCACTGGGGTCGGGAACGTCAGGAGGTGTACTGGCTCCGCTGCTGATGATTGGCGGGGCGGTGGGTGCGATGGCGGGTCATGTAGCACATGCTTCGGTGGAGGCGCAGGCGTTCTGGGCGCTGATTGGTATGGGCGCGATGCTGGCGGGTGCGCTTGGTGTTCCGCTGACGGCGATTTTGTTCAGCCTGGAGGTGACGCATTGTCTGCCTGCTTTACTGCCGTTGACGATTGCTTGTATGGCGTCTTACCTGGTGACGGCACTGCTGATGAAGCGATCTATTCTGACGGAAAAGTTGGGTCGCAGGGGATATCATCTGACGCGCGAATATGGTGTCGACCCGCTGGAGATGGTGATTGTGCGCGACCTGATGTCGGTGGTTCGCGATGGTGAGGCGGGTGTAGTTCTACCGGAGTTTTATGCGTATGCGGATGAAACTGCGCGCGGGGCAGCGGAGACGATGGCGACGGAAGGGCTGGCTACGATGTCGGTGGTGGATCGTGACAGCGGGCGGGTTTGCGGGAGTATTTCGCTGCATGATTTGTTGCGTGGGCGGACGCGGTCGGTGGAGCGGGAGAGGGAGCGGTTGCGGTTGTTTGGTTATGTTCGGCCGGGGGTGTGA
- a CDS encoding glycoside hydrolase family 13 protein, with amino-acid sequence MAPSSILRGVRGMEMRRIGFLLGLMLLVCGVVGPARANGRLSDMSEDSTVALAGAGKDGAAAAMVVAADGASGPSWWRHAVIYEIYPRSFQDSNGDGIGDINGITSRLDYLKDLGVDAIWITPMYPSPGVDYGYDIANYTAIDPEYGTMADFDHMVAEARARGIRVIMDYVMNHTSDQIDWFKESRASKDNPKRDWYIWRDGKIGSDGKMGPPNNWQSWFGHSAWTFDETTKQYYYHYFYQQQPDLNWRNPEVRKAMYGVVEFWMKHGVAGFRIDAASRLFEDPEMRDDPYLPGFNAYGDRNIEHKYTDNLPEVHDVLRELRQVVDKFSGDPVLITEADEPNIGELTKMYGIDGKNDEVQLPMDFQIADVNELSAVKFRKLFNEVESNAAKGQPEYFFSNHDQRRQWDRYGDGVHNDQIAKLMAALLLTSRGTPQMYYGEEIGMRTTDPARIEDVHDPIGKLGWPKEKGRDGERTPMQWTAGAHAGFTTGVSSWLPVPPSAATYNVETEAANDDSIYNTYKRLLTLRKSESALREGSYEAVNENDEHVFAYLRRSGDETVLVALNMSAGRRTLSVKAAATLGSKAGEVIYRSPLGPGGLATETVSLGKIVLEPFGFVVVRVK; translated from the coding sequence ATGGCGCCGTCCTCTATACTTCGTGGCGTGCGAGGTATGGAGATGCGGCGTATCGGATTTCTGCTGGGGTTGATGCTTCTGGTGTGCGGGGTGGTTGGTCCTGCGCGTGCGAATGGCCGTCTTAGTGATATGAGCGAGGATTCTACTGTGGCATTAGCAGGTGCGGGTAAGGATGGAGCCGCTGCAGCGATGGTGGTGGCGGCAGATGGTGCGAGTGGTCCGAGCTGGTGGCGGCATGCGGTGATCTACGAGATTTATCCGCGGAGCTTTCAGGACTCGAATGGGGACGGCATCGGGGACATTAACGGAATTACTTCGCGGCTGGACTATCTGAAGGATCTCGGGGTGGATGCTATCTGGATTACTCCGATGTATCCTTCGCCGGGAGTGGATTACGGATACGACATTGCGAACTACACGGCGATCGATCCTGAGTATGGGACGATGGCTGATTTTGATCACATGGTTGCGGAGGCCAGAGCACGCGGGATTCGCGTGATTATGGACTACGTGATGAACCATACTTCGGACCAGATTGACTGGTTCAAGGAGTCGCGGGCTTCGAAGGATAATCCGAAGCGCGACTGGTATATATGGCGGGATGGGAAGATTGGTTCCGATGGAAAGATGGGGCCGCCGAATAACTGGCAGTCGTGGTTTGGGCACTCGGCATGGACGTTCGATGAGACGACGAAGCAGTATTACTATCACTACTTTTATCAGCAGCAACCGGATTTGAACTGGCGCAACCCTGAAGTGCGCAAGGCGATGTATGGGGTGGTCGAATTCTGGATGAAGCATGGGGTTGCGGGCTTTCGAATCGATGCGGCTTCGAGATTGTTTGAAGATCCGGAGATGCGGGATGATCCGTATCTGCCGGGGTTTAACGCATACGGCGATCGCAACATCGAGCATAAGTACACGGACAATTTGCCGGAGGTGCATGATGTGTTGCGCGAGTTGCGGCAGGTGGTGGATAAGTTTTCCGGTGACCCGGTGCTGATTACGGAAGCGGATGAGCCGAACATTGGCGAGCTGACGAAGATGTACGGCATCGATGGTAAGAACGATGAAGTGCAGTTGCCGATGGACTTTCAGATTGCGGATGTGAATGAGTTATCGGCGGTGAAGTTTCGCAAGTTGTTCAATGAGGTTGAATCGAATGCGGCGAAGGGACAGCCGGAGTATTTCTTCAGCAATCATGATCAGCGGCGGCAGTGGGATCGTTATGGAGATGGCGTTCACAATGACCAGATTGCGAAGCTGATGGCGGCGCTGCTGCTGACTTCGCGGGGTACTCCGCAGATGTATTACGGCGAAGAGATTGGGATGCGGACGACGGATCCGGCGCGGATTGAGGATGTGCATGATCCGATTGGAAAGCTGGGCTGGCCGAAGGAAAAGGGACGCGATGGGGAGCGTACTCCGATGCAGTGGACGGCGGGGGCTCATGCTGGATTTACGACGGGGGTGAGTTCGTGGCTGCCGGTTCCGCCGAGTGCTGCGACTTATAACGTGGAGACTGAGGCGGCGAACGACGATTCCATTTACAACACGTACAAGAGGCTGCTGACGCTGAGGAAGAGTGAGTCTGCGTTACGTGAGGGCTCCTATGAGGCGGTGAATGAGAATGACGAGCATGTCTTTGCTTATCTGCGCAGGAGTGGAGATGAGACGGTGCTGGTGGCGCTGAATATGAGTGCGGGGCGGCGGACGCTATCGGTGAAAGCTGCTGCGACGTTGGGGAGTAAGGCTGGAGAGGTTATTTATCGTTCGCCGCTTGGGCCGGGCGGGCTGGCGACGGAGACGGTTTCTTTGGGGAAGATTGTGTTGGAGCCGTTTGGGTTTGTGGTGGTTCGGGTTAAGTGA
- a CDS encoding fused MFS/spermidine synthase encodes MHSSRISYSITVFISAFLLFLIEPIAAKQILPALGGSSAVWMTCLVFFQLMLLLGYLYAHALTTYIPAKRQPVVHIVLLAAAIARSLFQLGSHPNLTNASEHPVRAIFLVLTGSIGLPFLLLASTSPLLQVWLARRENTSVKFRLFAMSNAGSFLALILYPTLVEPHLTLNLQRIGWSIAFVLTAILCALISRQGNTQHPAEIAPVEEAPPSTTRQKLLWFLLPLAAAMQLSAVTGHLTQNIAAIPLLWILPLAAYLLTFILAFDAPRLYRRFLIVRLLIVMLAALGYMLTKTDMSIPITISILFFLVEAFIACWFLHAETYNLRPRRTSEATLFYLLIASGGVVGSFFIGIASPLIFDANYDIAISFFLTAVAALLVTWTDGWAQRLLWTTGTVLLFAVMLMMHTAFEHDSIIEVRNFYGSLRVRETHTPPIAFTVRTFLNGTIQHGTQWFGEDFRKNPTTYYADNSGIGLTLNRCCTGRAKKVGVIGLGAGTLAAYGQPPQNGVQDNITFYEINSAVEPIAKNVFTYIRDSQAKINIIEGDARISLTNQPPQNYDVIAVDAFSGDAIPLHLITREAMALYKHHLAPGGVVAFHVSNQYLSLAPEVALLAQSANMQARVIHSPPDEDRGAFSSTWVLVTSNEAFLAQPEISFQSHKIPTIPNLRLWTDDYSSLLPILHWHLT; translated from the coding sequence ATGCACTCATCCCGCATTTCCTACAGCATCACCGTCTTCATCTCCGCTTTCCTTCTCTTCCTCATAGAACCAATCGCCGCCAAACAAATCCTCCCCGCCCTCGGCGGATCCTCCGCCGTCTGGATGACCTGCCTGGTCTTCTTCCAACTCATGCTCCTGCTCGGCTACCTCTACGCGCACGCTCTCACCACCTATATCCCCGCCAAGCGCCAGCCCGTAGTGCATATAGTTCTGTTAGCCGCAGCCATAGCAAGATCCCTGTTCCAGCTCGGCTCCCATCCAAACCTGACCAACGCCTCAGAACATCCCGTCCGCGCCATATTCCTCGTCCTCACCGGCAGCATCGGATTGCCATTCCTGCTATTAGCCTCCACCAGCCCGCTCCTGCAAGTCTGGCTCGCCCGCCGCGAAAACACCTCCGTAAAATTCCGCCTCTTCGCCATGTCGAACGCAGGCTCGTTCCTCGCGCTCATTCTCTATCCAACCCTCGTCGAACCCCATCTCACGCTGAACCTTCAGCGCATAGGATGGTCCATCGCCTTCGTACTCACAGCCATCCTCTGCGCCCTCATCTCAAGACAGGGAAACACCCAGCACCCCGCAGAAATAGCCCCCGTCGAAGAAGCCCCGCCATCCACCACCCGTCAGAAACTCCTCTGGTTCCTGCTCCCCCTGGCCGCCGCCATGCAGCTAAGCGCCGTCACCGGCCATCTCACGCAAAACATCGCCGCCATCCCGCTTCTTTGGATACTCCCGCTAGCCGCCTATCTCCTCACCTTCATCCTCGCCTTCGACGCACCACGCCTCTATCGCCGCTTCCTCATCGTTCGCCTGCTCATCGTCATGCTCGCCGCTCTCGGATACATGCTCACCAAAACCGACATGAGCATCCCCATCACCATCAGCATCCTCTTCTTCCTCGTCGAGGCCTTCATCGCCTGCTGGTTCCTGCACGCCGAGACCTACAATCTCCGCCCCCGGCGCACCTCCGAAGCAACCCTCTTCTATCTCCTCATAGCCTCAGGCGGAGTCGTCGGTTCCTTCTTCATCGGCATCGCCAGCCCACTCATCTTCGACGCCAACTACGACATCGCCATCTCCTTCTTTCTCACCGCCGTCGCCGCACTCCTCGTCACCTGGACAGACGGCTGGGCACAGCGCCTTCTATGGACCACCGGCACCGTCCTTCTCTTCGCCGTCATGCTCATGATGCACACCGCCTTTGAACACGACTCCATCATCGAAGTCCGCAATTTCTACGGATCCCTCCGCGTTCGCGAAACCCACACCCCGCCCATCGCCTTCACCGTCCGCACCTTCCTCAACGGCACCATCCAGCACGGCACCCAATGGTTCGGAGAAGACTTCCGCAAAAATCCCACCACCTATTACGCAGATAACTCGGGCATAGGACTAACCCTCAACCGCTGCTGCACCGGCCGCGCCAAAAAAGTAGGAGTAATCGGATTAGGCGCAGGTACTCTCGCCGCCTATGGCCAGCCGCCACAAAACGGAGTCCAGGACAACATCACCTTCTACGAAATCAATTCCGCCGTAGAGCCCATCGCGAAAAATGTCTTTACCTACATCCGCGACTCGCAGGCAAAGATCAACATCATTGAGGGCGACGCCCGCATCTCTCTAACCAACCAGCCACCGCAGAACTACGACGTAATTGCCGTCGATGCCTTCTCCGGCGACGCCATCCCGCTGCACCTCATCACCCGCGAAGCAATGGCCCTCTACAAGCACCACCTGGCCCCCGGCGGAGTAGTAGCCTTCCATGTATCGAATCAATATCTAAGCCTCGCCCCAGAGGTAGCACTGCTCGCACAATCAGCCAACATGCAGGCCCGCGTAATCCACTCTCCCCCGGACGAAGACCGCGGCGCCTTCAGCTCCACCTGGGTATTAGTCACCAGCAACGAAGCCTTCTTGGCCCAACCAGAAATATCCTTCCAATCCCACAAGATCCCCACCATTCCCAACCTCCGCCTCTGGACCGACGACTACAGCAGCCTCCTGCCAATCCTCCACTGGCACCTGACATAG
- a CDS encoding LLM class flavin-dependent oxidoreductase yields the protein MSDSLRVSVLDLVGLRGEETAAGGAGIAKAVERSVDLARHVEEWGYERFWMAEHHAISGLACSATSVLIGHVAQATRTIRVGSGGVMLPNHAPLVVAEQFGTLEALYPGRIDLGLGRAPGGDYNTMRALRRDLAQSGDDFPALLAELRAYLGPVRPGQAVRAIPGQGSNVPITLLGSSGFSAQLAAREGLAFAFASHFAPEYLYVAAKMYLDNFKPGVLEEPYLMVAAPVIAAETDVEARRLFTSPQQRFLRLIRNQPVELLPPLESPEAMNAIWNAMEREAVEARLGAAIVGSNATVKAGLEKLLAKTGAHEVIVVTDTYEHADRLESYRRVAEVARGIAV from the coding sequence ATGAGTGATTCTTTGCGGGTTTCGGTTTTGGATTTGGTGGGTTTGCGGGGTGAGGAGACTGCGGCTGGCGGTGCGGGTATCGCGAAAGCTGTGGAGCGCTCCGTGGATTTGGCGCGGCATGTAGAGGAGTGGGGCTACGAGCGGTTCTGGATGGCGGAGCATCATGCTATTTCGGGGCTGGCTTGCTCGGCTACTTCGGTGCTGATTGGGCATGTGGCGCAGGCAACCAGGACGATTCGCGTGGGCAGCGGCGGGGTGATGTTGCCGAACCATGCTCCGCTGGTGGTGGCGGAGCAGTTTGGGACACTTGAGGCGTTGTATCCGGGGCGAATTGACCTGGGGTTGGGGCGGGCTCCGGGTGGCGATTACAACACGATGCGGGCATTACGGCGCGATCTGGCACAGAGCGGGGATGATTTTCCTGCGCTGCTGGCGGAGCTGCGTGCGTATCTGGGTCCGGTTCGGCCGGGGCAGGCGGTCAGGGCGATTCCCGGGCAAGGAAGCAATGTTCCGATTACGCTGCTGGGGTCGAGTGGGTTCAGTGCGCAGTTGGCGGCGCGTGAGGGGCTGGCGTTTGCGTTCGCTTCACATTTTGCGCCGGAGTATCTGTATGTGGCGGCGAAGATGTATCTCGATAACTTCAAGCCGGGTGTGTTGGAGGAGCCGTATCTGATGGTGGCGGCGCCGGTGATTGCGGCGGAGACGGATGTTGAGGCGCGGCGATTGTTTACGAGTCCGCAGCAGAGGTTTTTGCGGTTGATTCGAAATCAGCCGGTGGAATTGCTGCCTCCGCTGGAGTCGCCCGAAGCTATGAATGCGATATGGAACGCGATGGAGCGTGAGGCTGTCGAAGCCAGGCTGGGCGCGGCTATTGTGGGTTCGAATGCGACGGTCAAGGCGGGGCTGGAGAAGTTGCTGGCGAAGACAGGTGCGCATGAGGTGATTGTTGTGACGGACACGTATGAGCATGCGGACCGGCTTGAATCCTATCGGAGGGTGGCTGAGGTGGCGCGCGGGATTGCTGTTTAG
- a CDS encoding MarR family winged helix-turn-helix transcriptional regulator yields the protein MAKLVRFTDKQRMQTLAEFRYALRQFLHFSEERAAEAGLHPQQHQLLLHIAGAPDGVETTVSYAAERLGLRHHSVVELSKRCEEAGLIARRHDATDKRFVLLQVTPQGRRVLRALSDDHERELSELVPRLIGSLNLIRKSGMHRVQADSDPGDRGDLK from the coding sequence ATGGCGAAGTTGGTTCGGTTTACGGATAAGCAGAGGATGCAGACGCTGGCGGAGTTTCGTTATGCTTTGCGACAGTTTTTGCATTTTAGTGAGGAGCGTGCTGCTGAAGCGGGGTTGCATCCGCAGCAGCATCAATTGCTGTTGCATATTGCCGGTGCTCCGGATGGGGTGGAGACTACGGTTTCTTATGCTGCGGAGAGATTGGGGTTGCGGCATCACAGCGTGGTTGAACTTAGCAAGCGATGCGAGGAAGCGGGGTTGATTGCTCGCAGGCATGATGCTACCGACAAGCGCTTTGTGTTGTTGCAGGTTACACCGCAGGGTCGGCGTGTGTTGCGGGCGCTCTCGGACGATCATGAGCGGGAGTTAAGTGAGTTGGTGCCGCGATTGATTGGGTCTTTGAATCTGATCCGTAAATCGGGGATGCATCGTGTGCAGGCGGATAGTGATCCGGGGGATAGAGGGGATTTGAAATGA